CAGTGTAAGAAATGATTGAATACAAATCTTCAGCcttgatttaaaagaagtgaGAGTTGCAGCTGACCTGCAGTTTTCTGGAAGTTTGCTCCAGATATATGGAGCATAAAAACTCCACGCTTGTTAAGTTATGACTCTGGTGACAGAAAGCAGACTGGAACCAGACCACCTGAGAGGTCTGGATGTATCCATGTGGTCCTAGTGAGGAgtggagcagcagctgcagcttaATGACCTATTGACTATTCTTCTGGAGATAAATACATGGCCAACAGACAATAAGATTCAGTGTATTATGCTGCATTAAGAATTGTCTTCAATTCAGGTTTCTGCACTTATCACTGCAGTTTGTAtgagaagtttgtttttctttatgcagCTGCAGAATGGAACACTGGTACATGTTACTGTATAAGGCCATATTACAAAACTGCCTCTTTTTCAATGTTCTCTACTGACACATCGACACGGCTGACCTCAACATATTACTAGACCTACTGGAAAACTGAGTGGGACTTTCTGGCGTATtactaaattgtttttttggtccAGATTTTATTGCTAAACGAGCATTACAGAAAGCTCCatgtcatttattcatgttgGAGCTAAATAGGAGAGAAGCTGCTCTGTTGTATCATGATCCCGACGGCAACAGGGACGTGTTATGTGCCTACCAGGAAACCagagatggaaaataaatccaACACACCTTCGCTCCACTCTGGAGAAAAAGGTGAACATCTCTTCAAAGCATCAGGGACTCTGTATAACTGAGGGAACGAAGCACAGTGAGACTGGTGTGCAACATCTTCAGTATCATGCATTCCAATGCAACAACACTAACTAAAGCTCATCAAATGTCTTTTCAATtcataaatcaaacttttacaaacatattgtattgtattgttatgACCACCCTGTTTCCAtttcactgtataaaatgacTTCTCTGTGCTGGGCCACTTTacctttgtatttatttgaagtAGAGTTTTTAATATAGTAATCTGTGTATCAGCTCTGGTGAAATCATAAGAGGAAGCCAGATAGAGAGTTCAAATgtgtactgctgctgtttttcaacTGCCACTGCTTGTTAGTTGGTAGTACATTATACTTCTCTCACTGTTGCTGTTCTTCTTTGAATGGTTCCCAGATCAACTTTTAGATTGGgccctttttagttttttgtagtATGGACATCAGTTTTGGTTGAGTTTTTCATTGGACTGTTGTAGATAATGCCTAATAAATGTCTAATGTCTAAACATAAAACTTGCTATagctgaataataatattataaaaaatctTGTTCTGTACATGAAAAGAGTAGATtaagaaaactattttattatatcaattcgcaaataaaataattatgtgaTGAGTATGTTATTACATTCCATAAATTCAAAATGACTATCTgtcatattaaattaatttaatatgttttccTTTGATATGAAGCCATGTGCCATGAACAACTCAAAATCAGGACTTCATGGCCTCTTTAGAGTTTTTCGTGGGTGAGCGTTGGCAGTAGTTGTACAGAGCAGAGATCTTCTCAGGTGCTTCCTGAATGTCTTGTCTCGTAGCCCATAAACAACTGGGCTAATGAGTCGAGGCAGAACCTGAACAAACATGGAAATAGTGAAGCGAATGTCCAGAACCCCTTTTGGGAACAAATATGTCAGGCCGTCTAGCATGAGATGAAAAACATAGGTGAGCatacacagcagcagctggaagCCGTGGAGGAGGACGGTGTTCCTGGCTTTTTTGGCATCTGCAGCTGCTGCCTGCGCCGTAAACAGGATCCTGAAGTACGTATAGAAAAGAGAGAGCCACACCAATACCAAACACACTGTGTTGGACACGTCTCTCTTCTCCATCAGATCGGGGTTTCTGAAAACGTTTTCTCTAAGACAAAAAACTCTGGAACGAAAGAATTCCAAGGATTCTGTTGCAAGAGCAACAAATAAATCTGGTAAGATTGAGAGTGTACTTATCAGCCATATCAGGCCGATTACAACGTATGTTTTCCTCACCGAACAGATCTGGCTGTGGCGGAGAGGGAAGCATACTGCGATGTAGCACTCCACTGCCATGACGGCTAGTGTCAAAGGATTGTTTAGATTGGCAAATATAGCGATCATTAGCAGAACGACACATAAGGAGACGTTAACGGTGAACACGATGTAACTTAGGACCTGAATGAGGGTGAACAGGGTCAGCAGGATGATGTCATTGATCACCAGGTGGATGTACAGGATGTAGCGAGGGTTCATATTGAAAACCTGCAACGAAGGACACGAGTGATTAGGAAATAGCACCATGATTCCATTAGAATATTTATGaaagcaaacacatgcacaatgGATTCTTAGAAACGAGACTCAGACCTGGTGTTTTGTGAACGTGTGCACCAGGGTACCGTTGACAAAGTTGATGGAGATGCAGAGAACCACAGTAATCACATTTTTGACTATAGCTGAGTTTAAAGTGTCCCGATAGACAGCTGTTGTGAAATTCCTGCCGGCATTTGAAAGGTTCATGAGTGGACAGATGGGGTTCTCCGGACGACCTGATCCATTAGAACAGCATAGAGTAATAGAATCTTATTGATCAGCAGGTCAAGTTCTTCGCCAAAAAGCAACTTGAAAGAAGCATTTCTCACAAATACTAAGCTTTACAatgtaaagtttaaaaaatactaTCATATTTGTACTCATATAGGCTATAAACATTAAAACGTtttgacaaaacacaggtgtaaatgTGTCACATCTGAATTTCCTACAAGACGAGTCAAAAAGTCAGTTTAAACAAAccataaacctttttttcttttatcattattGATATGCAAAAAGTAGTAGTTTATCAAATTAAGAATTTTGACTCGTCATAGCAGGAAAACACAcgtgataaataaaacaaatgccGTCTCTATTGCATTAAGTGCCCCAGTGAAATATCAGCACCCTGAAACAAGGTTTTTAGTAACATCTCTTATAACATGTAAaaattatctttacatttgctgttattgttagagcacaaaaacagaaacagctgaCTGCTGGacgattgtaaaaaaaaaatcaacaaatataaataaaaacaaaaaaactaataattccCATTTGATAACATGAAGGCAGCGAGATTCAAACCACGTTActgtgaaaaaacattattgttattttcaatattgttattgtttaattttgGTAAAGAACATCTTTCTTAAAAACGACTGTATAGaatgagagacacacacaaaatagtgttaaaataaaacaagatattgtCTCTTAACACAgagaagaacacagagagaacatggACCCACCTTAGTAATAGTCACATAtggcaaacatacacacattaaaacagaggtgttttgaaatatatagTAGATAAATGCAAATGTCATGGGATCAAGAACAGCCATGGGGTGTTTGtcactcctccaatgaatcgccaccttatcgtggtggaggggtttgtgtgccccagtgatcctgagagctgtgttgtcgggggcaatagctcctggtagggtctcccaaggcaaagtggtctcgggggaggggtcagactaagagcgattcacaaaacctcaatgaatcggacgatgcaaggtagtggcacctcgcccggaaaagggaaaccggggcaccctcctggagccagacctggtaggggagctcgccggcgagcgtctggtggccgggccttggcacatggggcccggccgggcccagcccgaaaaagctacatcgtgccgccaccctgtgggcccaccacccgcagggataggcattggggtcgggtgcaatgtgagctgggcggcaggctggggtgggaacctgggcgtgctgacccccggcatcacagactagctctagggacgtggaatgtcacctctctggcggggaaggaaccagagctggtgcgggaggtggaacgctaccaactagatatagttgggctcacctccacgcatagcactggttctggaaccaaactcctggagaggggctggactttttccttttccggagttgcccagggtgagaggcgccgggcgggtgtggggatactcacaaacccccggctgagcgccgctgttctggagttctccccggagaacgagagggtcgcctctctgcgactgggaatcgcaggaggaaagtctctgactgttgtttgtgcctatgcaccaaacggcagttcggagtacgcggccttcttggagtccttgggtggtgttctggaaagggcgccgactggggactccatagttcttctgggagacttcaacgctcacgtgggtaacaatggagaaacctggaggggtgtgattgggaggaacggcctgcccgatctgaacccgagtggtgctttgttgttggacttctgtgctagtcatggactgtccataacaaacaccatgtttgagcatagggaggttcataagtgtacttggtaccaggacaccctaggccaaaggtctatgatcgactttgtagttgtgtcatcagacctgcggccatatgtcttggacactcgggtgaagagaggagcagagctgtcaactgatcaccacctggtggtgagttggatcaggtggcgggggaggctgccggacagacccggtaaacccaaacgtgtagtgagggtgaactgggaacgtctggctgaggatcctgtccgcaaggtcttcaactcccacctccggaataatttctcgtgcatcccgggggaaggctggggacatggaatccaagtgggccatgttcaaatcctccattatggaagctgctgctaggagttgtggtcggaaggcgatcggtgcctgtcgtggcggcaatccaagaacccgctggtggacacagatgatacccagttata
This portion of the Anoplopoma fimbria isolate UVic2021 breed Golden Eagle Sablefish chromosome 17, Afim_UVic_2022, whole genome shotgun sequence genome encodes:
- the LOC129105191 gene encoding odorant receptor 131-2-like, translated to MNLSNAGRNFTTAVYRDTLNSAIVKNVITVVLCISINFVNGTLVHTFTKHQVFNMNPRYILYIHLVINDIILLTLFTLIQVLSYIVFTVNVSLCVVLLMIAIFANLNNPLTLAVMAVECYIAVCFPLRHSQICSVRKTYVVIGLIWLISTLSILPDLFVALATESLEFFRSRVFCLRENVFRNPDLMEKRDVSNTVCLVLVWLSLFYTYFRILFTAQAAAADAKKARNTVLLHGFQLLLCMLTYVFHLMLDGLTYLFPKGVLDIRFTISMFVQVLPRLISPVVYGLRDKTFRKHLRRSLLCTTTANAHPRKTLKRP